CCAGGTTAAGGTTGCTCCGCAATCACCGGGATCGTTCGGAGTTTCCAGATCAGGAAGATCGGGTATGTCGGGGTCTTCCACATCAATCACAGTGATTCTGAATCCTGAAAAGCCCTGATTGCCATGAACATCAGTGGCGGTGTAGGTTACATCGGTTTCACCAACAGGAAACCAGTCGCCGGGCTGGAAAAGGCTTTCACTGGATTCTACTCCGCAATTGTCGGTTGGAACCGGAGGCTCCCACTCCACAATAGCGCCGCAATCAGCCGGATCATTTTCAATCATAATATCGGGGATTGATGGAATAACCGGTGGTTCATTGTCCTCGACCAGCACAAGCTGATCACACGAATTTGAATCACCAATCAGATTTACTGCTGTCCAGGTCACTATGGTTGTTCCGACAGGAAAACCTTCGGCTGGAGCATTGTTGTAAACAATTTCAATTCCATTCGGGTCGTCAACGGTGGGTTCTCCAAGTTCAACGAAACCTGCCAAACATAAACCGGGGTCGTTTGTCGCAATAATATCAGGCGGACAAATGATGATCGGAAAAACTGATGAGGTAGTAATATTTACAGCATCAATATACCAGTTATCAAACTGAAAATGATTTCCATCAATTACCCAGGCTATTTGTGTATTTGGTGAGAGGTTGCCAATAGGTATTGATATCGTTTCGGGCCCAATGTCTCCATTTCCCGACATAAACATAAATCCTTCATCAATCCAGTTAATACCATCAATACTTGATTGGATTTTAAACGTACACCCATCGCCATAATCATTATAAAAATGTTTGAATTCAAGCAGCACAACTGCTCCTGGTTCAAGATTTAAAGGAGGGGTAATAAGTCTGGAAACTCCGATTTGAGATTGATAAGTAGCTTTCATTTCAAAAGGTTCTCCCCCTGCATTTGATGTGTTATTGACATTCCACCTTTCAGAGGTCAGGCCACCTTCAAAGGACTGAGACCAGCATTCAGGAAATTCGGCCTGATCGAAAGATTCTGTAAAGGGCAGCTCGAATATTCCACAAGAAGTAGTAAATGAACCTGGTAATGACCAATTGCTCAGACTTCCATCATTACAAACTGCCTGCACGAAAAATTCATAATCAGTAGCCTGCTCCAACCCCTCAACCGGCCAGAAATTTACATCCGTACCTATCTGGCTTTGCAAAGCTTGGCCGGTTCCGGGTTGAAATCCGGGATAACCCAGCTCAACATTCCACGCCATATGATTGGTAGCAGGTGTCCATTTTAAAATGGCGCCTGTAGCGGTAATTACCTCTGCTAATAAGTCTTGAGGTGGAGGACAATCACCAATTGTACCGGCTAATTGCATGTTTGCCCTGTTCACCGAAAGAGTTCCATTGTTGCCGGTACCACACGCAATCTCACTGTCGCTCTGAAATCTCAGGCAACTGTTAAAATCGGTTGGAGTAAAAAAGACAGATGCATTTTGAGTGTAATTACCCGGTATCAGGTCGCAGCAAATATCAATCAAAACATTTTCAAATCCATTCCAGAAAAATGGCTCAAAAAACTGATGTGTATTCCAGCCCTCGGCAGGCAGAAACTCCGGATGCGACCAAACAAGCTGATAGGGTTCGTTATCGAAAACTGGAGTGAGTTCCTGCGCATTGGTATGTTTTATTTGGATTGTGAAATTTGGCATTGGGGAACAATTATTCATGGCGGCAACATCAAAGGCAAGCGATGTTATTGGCCCTTCCACCAGCCCAAGGCTGCTTAGTTCTGAAGCCAGGATTAGGTATTGCTGCCTGAAGTTTTTGAAATACGTTCCATAAGGAGTAGGCCATCCGGTAGGTGAATTTGAATCCGTACCCTGTCCCAGGGTTATTGTTGATGGCATAACAGGCACTTCACACATCATTGAAAAGGAGGCGCTGTTAACCTGGTAATCATCAACAAAAAGTTCGATGAGATGCTCTCCCGGTGGAAGATCAATTTTAAAATTTCCGTTGGGACGCACTTCGTAAAATACTTCCTCATCAACAACAAGAGTGGCTCGCAACGGATCAGGAAATGGATAGGTATGAAGCATTAGCCAATCAATATGATATGCTCCGGCCGCTTCAATGATAATAAACGGACACTCAAAAAAAGTCAGCGGAATCGGATTGCTATTTATGTAATGAATGCCGAGATAAGAAAATTCGAGGCCATCAGGAGTTAAGATGGTTATGTCGAGATATAGCTCTCCTGAGTAATGCTCAGGAGGGGTAAAAATCCCAACTTCAAGGATGTTATTATTGATATTTGCAAATTCAATAAATAACATCTCATCTACAGATGATTGGACAAATGCATTTGATCCTGGTGGATAAACATCCATCAGATCAAAACCAAGCACATTGAACTCGCCAGGGGTAACAGCCTTTTCAGGTATAAAAGCAATTACTTTGTCCGTTGGTTCTGCTCCCATTACGGTTATGCTATTTGCTGCCTGGCGCATTTCGGTTGAATCATGTTGAGATAGATTTCCATCACTGCCATTAGTGGGACCTGATCCTTTCATGACATCAGAAGCATTTGCAGTCGCATCTGTGTCTCTAAGCCCTAATGCATGCCCAAGTTCATGTGTGGCTACCTCTTTCAGGCTCAAAGGATTTGGTGGGGAATTATGGTCAGGTGAAATGGTGATTTCGGCTAAAATAACTTTGTTGTCACTTCTTCTGCGAGTTGTCTCGCATAGTCCGGCATCCCCGTCATCTACAGGTCCTTTATTAATAGTAACCTGAGCGTCAGATGAAGATGTAACCTCCTTGAATTTTGGGATACATCCTGCGGCATTCCATCGTTGCATTGCCGCTCGTACTGAATCTTTTTCTGAATCACTGAATGAGTTGTTGATGAGAACCCCAAGACTATCAGGACTATTTAGCCATCCAACGTACCAGCTTTTTACATCCCTGGACTTTATAATTTCCTGACTAATCGCTTTATTAATCGGAATTGCTACGCTTATAATAAAGAACAGGAAAGAAAAAATTGGTATCTTTAGTAAAATTTGTATTTTTCTCATAATGAATTATTTATATTATTAATTAGTCAATTTATCTGAATGGAAGGAAAATGAATAGCTGTCAATTAAAACTTCAATTTTTAAAGAACTAAATCTTCACATTCAGAAAATTTATCAAATTATCAATTACGCT
This DNA window, taken from Bacteroidales bacterium, encodes the following:
- a CDS encoding HYR domain-containing protein — encoded protein: MRKIQILLKIPIFSFLFFIISVAIPINKAISQEIIKSRDVKSWYVGWLNSPDSLGVLINNSFSDSEKDSVRAAMQRWNAAGCIPKFKEVTSSSDAQVTINKGPVDDGDAGLCETTRRRSDNKVILAEITISPDHNSPPNPLSLKEVATHELGHALGLRDTDATANASDVMKGSGPTNGSDGNLSQHDSTEMRQAANSITVMGAEPTDKVIAFIPEKAVTPGEFNVLGFDLMDVYPPGSNAFVQSSVDEMLFIEFANINNNILEVGIFTPPEHYSGELYLDITILTPDGLEFSYLGIHYINSNPIPLTFFECPFIIIEAAGAYHIDWLMLHTYPFPDPLRATLVVDEEVFYEVRPNGNFKIDLPPGEHLIELFVDDYQVNSASFSMMCEVPVMPSTITLGQGTDSNSPTGWPTPYGTYFKNFRQQYLILASELSSLGLVEGPITSLAFDVAAMNNCSPMPNFTIQIKHTNAQELTPVFDNEPYQLVWSHPEFLPAEGWNTHQFFEPFFWNGFENVLIDICCDLIPGNYTQNASVFFTPTDFNSCLRFQSDSEIACGTGNNGTLSVNRANMQLAGTIGDCPPPQDLLAEVITATGAILKWTPATNHMAWNVELGYPGFQPGTGQALQSQIGTDVNFWPVEGLEQATDYEFFVQAVCNDGSLSNWSLPGSFTTSCGIFELPFTESFDQAEFPECWSQSFEGGLTSERWNVNNTSNAGGEPFEMKATYQSQIGVSRLITPPLNLEPGAVVLLEFKHFYNDYGDGCTFKIQSSIDGINWIDEGFMFMSGNGDIGPETISIPIGNLSPNTQIAWVIDGNHFQFDNWYIDAVNITTSSVFPIIICPPDIIATNDPGLCLAGFVELGEPTVDDPNGIEIVYNNAPAEGFPVGTTIVTWTAVNLIGDSNSCDQLVLVEDNEPPVIPSIPDIMIENDPADCGAIVEWEPPVPTDNCGVESSESLFQPGDWFPVGETDVTYTATDVHGNQGFSGFRITVIDVEDPDIPDLPDLETPNDPGDCGATLTW